The Oncorhynchus tshawytscha isolate Ot180627B linkage group LG05, Otsh_v2.0, whole genome shotgun sequence genome includes a window with the following:
- the LOC112250610 gene encoding 5-hydroxytryptamine receptor 2B — protein sequence MSQPDAVPLGTNGSGAGAQLHWAALLIIMVIIPTIGGNILVILAVSLERKLQNATNYFLMSLAVADLLVGLLVMPIALITVLYNSGWPLPEFLCPIWLFLDVLFSTASIMHLCAISLDRYIAIKKPIQHSQYKSRSKAMAKIAVVWLISIGIAIPIPIKGLRNYHLPNNVTFNSNHTCLLKPDSFREFIMYGSMTAFFIPLTIMMVIYLLTIQVLRKKAFLLRSKVTQRFTRPTVSTVFQREQSMASPTTEKLPGNPTAPTNPMTNEDIPIRRMSTMGKKSMQNLTNEQRASKVLGIVFLLFVVMWCPFFITNITSVLCASCNVNVIGRLMEIFVWVGYVSSGINPLVYTLFNKTFRQAFTRYITFNYSSISNGPASHTREQHGCRNLTRISFRSSVAENSKLFMKRGMKNSIGPVCYQSQLSRRQTPIQSSGSVLLDTLLLTENEDCKSEEHVSYL from the exons ATGTCCCAGCCAGATGCGGTCCCGCTGGGGACCAACGGCTCGGGGGCCGGGGCTCAGCTGCACTGGGCTGCTCTGCTCATCATCATGGTTATCATCCCCACCATCGGGGGCAACATCCTGGTCATCTTGGCCGTGTCGCTGGAGAGGAAGCTGCAGAACGCCACCAACTACTTCCTGATGTCCCTGGCAGTGGCCGACCTgctggtgggactcctggtgaTGCCCATCGCCCTCATCACTGTGCTATACA ATTCCGGGTGGCCTCTTCCGGAGTTCCTCTGCCCAATCTGGCTCTTCCTGGACGTCCTGTTCTCCACAGCATCCATCATGCACCTGTGTGCCATCTCACTGGACCGCTACATAGCCATCAAGAAACCCATTCAGCACAGCCAGTATAAATCCAGGTCCAAAGCCATGGCCAAGATAGCAGTGGTGTGGCTCATATCCATTG GTATCGCAATCCCCATTCCCATCAAGGGGCTGAGAAACTACCATCTTCCAAACAATGTCACCTTTAACAGCAACCACACCTGCCTACTGAAACCAGACAGCTTCCGAGAGTTCATCATGTATGGCTCCATGACAGCTTTTTTCATCCCTTTAACCATCATGATGGTCATCTACCTGCTCACCATTCAGGTGTTGCGCAAGAAAGCTTTTCTGCTCAGGTCAAAGGTCACACAGCGCTTCACTCGCCCAACAGTCTCCACAGTCTTCCAGAGGGAGCAGTCCATGGCCTCTCCCACAACTGAGAAACTGCCAGGAAATCCCACCGCTCCTACCAACCCCATGACAAATGAAGATATCCCCATCCGTCGCATGTCCACCATGGGCAAGAAGTCCATGCAAAACCTGACCAATGAGCAGCGTGCCTCTAAGGTGCTGGGCATCGTCTTCCTGCTGTTTGTAGTCATGTGGTGCCCATTCTTTATCACTAACATCACCTCTGTGCTTTGTGCGAGCTGCAACGTCAATGTGATCGGCCGTCTGATGGAGATCTTTGTGTGGGTGGGCTACGTGTCATCTGGTATCAACCCGCTGGTCTACACCCTCTTCAACAAGACTTTCCGCCAGGCCTTCACACGCTACATCACCTTTAACTACAGCAGCATCAGTAATGGGCCAGCCAGCCATACAAGGGAACAGCATGGCTGCAGGAATCTAACAAGGATCTCCTTCCGTTCATCTGTGGCGGAGAACTCTAAGCTGTTCATGAAGCGGGGAATGAAAAACAGCATCGGGCCGGTGTGCTATCAGAGTCAACTGAGCCGAAGGCAAACACCAATACAGTCCTCTGGCAGCGTTCTACTGGACACTCTGCTCCTTACCGAGAATGAGGATTGCAAATCCGAAGAGCATGTCAGTTACTTGTAG